A region of the Mangifera indica cultivar Alphonso chromosome 10, CATAS_Mindica_2.1, whole genome shotgun sequence genome:
CTTTCCACTTACtaactattgaaaatctaaatactcatttatttgttaaattttattgttattatcagagataaaattgtcatttagaaattttatttaaacttatattttttattatccctaagttttcaattttttatttttaccccctaaattcatattttttaagtttaaaaactcattcCTCTCCCCCCTACCCCAAAATTTAGGGTTGAAAACTTTTCCCTATATGTCACCCCCAACGTTTTAGAAAGTTACAGTTAAACCCAACTTCCTTTCTCCTTCTTTGCGATGATGATTTTTTAGGTGACGACGGTTGAATCTCTTCCACCCCCGTTCCTTCTCCCTCTTGGTCACCCTTCCTTTGCTATCAGACCATTTTTGTCAAAAAGgaagatgaaatcgtcttcATTCAAACGAAGACCCTTCGATGAAGATAGTCGGAGAGAAAAGACCAGTCGATCGGAAAGGTGGGAGGGAGAAAGTCGATAGTTAGTGACGGGGAGGTTGGTCACCGAAAATGAAGATCTAGAAACTCAATTCGAATAGgggttaaattgagatttttttaaactcttgGGGAGGTGCTTTTATGACAAAAAGATGAGAGTTCACAACCCTAAATTTGGGGAGAGGAAGAATCGGTTTTTTAACTTGGAAAATAAAAGGTTAGGGggtagaaataaaaatttcaaaacttgagagtaatttaaaatatgagtttaaataaaatttttaattgataattttacttctgacaataataataaaatttaatagatagataaatatttgaatttataatttatagaattagaTTGAATCTGATTGAATTGTGAACTGACTGCTCAAAAGGTTTCTAAAGCTAAAAAGCCCGTTTAATGGATTTTGTTGGACTGGACCACGCTGGATGGACAGTTCGTTTCTGGTTTCGCTATCCAGTCTGGTTTAGCCTATTTTGCCcctctataataaaaaatacaaattgaaaaataaaaacaaaaaccaaaagcGCCTCTTCTCCAACCCTTTCTTTTGCACTACTGACGTTCTTCTCGCACGTTGCTTCTTCTTCAATTCAACTTCGACTCTTCCTATAGAAAGAGCTTTCAGATCTCAAAGTTTTGAAACTAGTGCAAGTGCAATTCCTTTATGTGCAATCGCCGGCGGGGATACTCACCATGTACTttgttgatttaattattaaaaaattataattttatgtaatctgagtgtatattttatgtatgtatgtatgtctataacttttattttgtaaactaaTAAGTGGACTCTACtgcaaatttatatatatttttgatttataaatctgtaaactataataaaatatatttacaaaatcaaaaatttgatttaattatcgATCAAAATGGTCTAACCTCAAAACGGCTTATTATTTGGTCTAATTCttaaaactttgttttaatttttaataattagccGGGGGATGGTGGGGTTAGTGTTTTGGCCATTGATGGATAAAATACTCTCGTCCAAAAAACCTCAAAGGGTTTCATTCCATGATCTAACCAAATTTCACAAAagtattctcaaaatttttcaGTTATGCTCACAATTCACCCCATatcaaacaaaatcattttccttttccaaccAGAATCATCAAATTTATCGGGTTTTAGgaaggttaaaattaaaataaaaagaggaaaattgGGTGTACGGTTGCCTTGGAGGCCTCATGTGGCCCCTGCCTACATTTTTGGAATGTTTAAATGTGGTCAGTGTTGTTTACACAGGTTCGTCAGACCATAGAGAGAGAGTTGGGTAAATCCATCGACGAAGTCTTCATGGATTTTGTCAGAACTCCTTTGGCAACAGCATCAGTAAGATCCTCCTACTATAATTGGTCGTATTAGCTATTGAATCAGCCACTACATTATGGGATTTTTATGTTTTACGCTATGCAGATTGCACAAGTCCACCGTGCCAAGCTGATTGATGGGCGGGATGTGGTTGTCAAAGTTCAACATCCGGGCATCAAGACAATTATCTTAGAGGTTTTACAtgcttttgtttataaaattttgattctaagTAAAAGTTGCAGTGATTAAATGGTTTTATGTCTGGCCTAATTTTATAGGACCTGAAGGATGTAAAATACATTGTCGACTGGATAGCTTGGGCAGACCCTGTATATAACTTCAATCCTGTTTTAGACGAGTGGTGCAGAGAAGCTCCAAAAGAACTTGACTTCCAACTTGAAGAGGGTATGCTTATTTTTTCCTTGAATGGGcagaggatttttttttctttttttcaacaaaaagtGGTTGTTTTTTGTTCCTGCAAAATGTGATACGTGCATGAGTTTTGATAAGATAATTAGGGAATGTCCTTACATTTACAATGTATGGattaattttcttgttcatgCTCACTTGTTTTTCTTATTGATGCTTGTTTTGTGTTTGTAGAAAATACTAGAACTGTGTATGCCAATCTTTGCTGCAAAAACAGATGCGAAGATAACAAGTCTGTCAATACAGTGGATGTTCTTGTTCCCGAAGTTATTCAGGCATGAATTTCtctattgattcaaatttaaagtgcTGAGTCTGCATTTTGGGGTTTAGGTGACTCACTGttatgtttaaatttgtagAGTGAAAAGTCTGGAATATTTGTTTATGCCCTTATTATCATAAGTTAGgacaaaaattttagagaatatctaATGAAGCAGAAAACTTTTGtcccaaagaaaataatttcaagttttatCACCAAATATAAAACTGTTATATTTCAGGCATATTCTTTTAACAAATAGGCACATCTTTTTGTTGTAACTATTATGTAACATGTAGCATGCTAGTTATGTAATGGAAAGGAgggagtttttttcttttgtgcttTTAGTTTGGATTGGTGGTTGACCGAACTGGTATCTTTGTGATACTTTGATCTAGTGTTTACTTTGGAAGTTGACTTCTTAGAATAGATAACACTgccttttcattttcaaatgcttaatattcatcttttttttttctttttaaattctcaGTCAACTGAATCTGTCCTCGTGCTGGAGTATATGGATGGGATACGTTTAAATGACTCTGAATCCCTGGAAGCTTCTGGTGTTGACAAGCGGAAAATTGTGGAAGAAATTACATGTGCATATGCCCACCAAATTTTTGTTGATGGATTTTTCAATGCTGATCCTCATCCTGGTATTTGTTCTCAtgtgatttcttttatttatcctttatgtcttaaacaatatttttcacctTCAGAATGAATTCTAATATTAGCACTACAATGAAAATTGGTTTTTTCTGATAACTAATGTAGCACTTGTTTTACAGTCAATTCCTCTGACATACTTCAATGCTTTCCTGGGTGTTTTAATGCAGGAAATTTCCTTGTTAGCAAGGAGGCTCCCCACCGTCCAATTTTGCTTGATTTTGGGCTCATGAAGAAACTACCAAACTCTGTGAAACAAGcacttgcaaaatttttgttgGCTTGTGCAGAGGTTTGGCTGTTTGggtcaaattttttgttattttttttcttcttaaaaataatattataaagaacTTGTACAAATTTGAGAAATTATCTGATGATGCAATATGTTGATTGTGTGAGTGTCTATGAGTTAATTGCTCTTGCATGAAAGACTCTTATCTGTTTCTTCTTAGCAATAATCTTTTACTTTCTCTCAACATgcattattttcattaaatgcCTGAGGCTAGACCTTCATTAGTTTATGTACTTAGCTTGTTAAGTATTTATCATAATGCTACTAGCTTGATTTGATGGGGGagaatatcattttttcaatatttttttaatatttttcatcaacttTGTGAGTCAGATTTgtatatgactttttttaaattttattttttatcagaaTTTTAAATCTGAGTTCTTAAGAGTTTGAATTGACTAACCTTTGTTAGAGCTTGTGTTTCTGCTTTAGACATATCTTCAAACTATTTCTCTTTGCAAACTAAGGCAtcaatatttttgtctttttcataGGGAGACCatgtagctcttttgtctgCCATGGCAGAAATGGGACTTAAGCTGCGTCTAGACATGCCTGAGCAGGCTATGGAGATCACAACTCTATTCTTCCGTGAGTCCACGCCAGCAGATGAATCTCATGTACGTTTACGCTACTCTGAGATTCTCTTCTCAACTGGGATTCTCCTTGTGTACATTAAATGAAGCTAATTTCCTTGTGTACAGAAAACCAGGGAAGCTATAGCTCAGGAAAAGGTAAAAGGCATGAAACATATACAGGAAAAGATGCAGTTTacccaaaaagaaattaaacactTTGATCCTGTAAGGCCATACCATCTCCCTTTTTCAGTATGTTAGTCTAAGGCATTCATTAAAAATAgacgtttatatttttataacatagtTGAACACTTTGGTTCCAGTTTAATGCCTTCCCTGGTGATTTTGTGATGTTTTCAAAAGTTGTTACTCTTCTTAGAGGTATGGTATAGAGGCCTCAATTGCTTACCTTTTTTTAACCAACTTTGCATTCTTACCTCACTGTCTAACATTGTTCAGGTCTTTCATCTATGATGAATGTTCGCATTGTATATCTGGATATTATGAGACCATTTGCTGAATCTGTTTTAGAAGGGTCAGTTCATTCTAAACTTGTTATGTCATTTCATTACATTTGCTACTGTCATATATCTCACTACAATGTAATTCAACTGCTTAGAAACATGAACAAGGGACCAGCAACAAATCCTCAGTGGATTTATGATTCTCCAACCCATTCTGAAGTGGAGGCCAAGTTGAGGGAATTCTTAGTTCAGTTGGGTAATGAGGACAAAATACTTGGGATTCAGGTCtgcatcaattttaatttttgcgTGACAGCTTAATAACCTGAATGGTATCTTtccaattatttcattttcaaagcttgtaatattttttttgtttactttctATTTCTTTCCCTTCTACTTCTAGGGCTGTTAGTTTTCCATGCTTGGGGTGTTGTAGTAGTCTCAGTTAACAGAGAATAAGTTCATTGAGCCCATTAACTTTTTTAGAAGCCTTCAtttgtttcaattatttaaagtgTAACCAGTTATTagatgcaaaataataataataataataataataataataataataataatgattattattattattaaatacaaCCAATAAACAATGATAACTAATTAATGCCTCTATCCCCTGGAGAACATTGGATGATCCAGTATCTGCAAATGTTATAGATATGATATAAGTTATTGAGCTACTTTTTTTTGGGTACGGTGACATTTAATATGTTGCTGGAAATAGATTTGTAAGTAAATGCAGGACTTTGCATATAACAAACCTGATTATCTGTATtgctttataaataataaaaattatttggtcTGAAATTCATGTGACTCATCCAAAATACTGGAGGTGGAGATGTCTGTTGAATGGCTAGTAGAGCTAATCTCCAAGATCTTTAAATCCTGAAAATCACCTGTATTGCTGCTAAACAAAGCAGGGAAGCAAAACTATGTGTTAGGATttcaagtgcaaggtatgagacttggatcacACAGTGGAAAGTATGAgtaactagtgtggggtttatatgtcCTTGaactctcccatctcaatagttaGTTTTTGAAGTGTAGTTCTTCTAAGGttcgtattatatgatattaagGTTATCACCATGTTTCttagttgcaatcgtgcggtgCAGATGGTAACGCTAGTATTACAACGTTCGCTCGGGGCTATCAGGGAGTTAGCGCACAACCAGCTCGTTTGAGCATTGAAGCTGCGAAGcatggtggtatgttaggatcccaagtgtaaagtatgagacttagatcttatattggaaagtatgagtaattagtgtgaggtttatatggTTTTGGGTTCTCCCATTtcaataactagcttttgaggtaTGATTCTTATAAGGTTCGTATCACTATGCTCCAAGATGGTTGGTAACATGGGTTACCATGAGAGACTTACTTTTGTTGTAGACATGAACAAAACCTTAATCTACCTCTCTAAGATTAAAGTGGAGAATGCTATAAATAGTATGTTTATACCATTTTGATATCAAGGGAAAGTTTAATAGGAATAGGCATTTATAGTGAATATTGAAGACAAATATGTACAGTTTGTTGGATTATTAATGAgcttatttctctatttttggatgccaaaatatgaaaaagcagAATTGTAGCCacaattatttgtaattttttatgagattttcattAATGATGTTTTCAGGTTTGTGCGTACAAAGATGGTAAGGTGATTATAGATACTGCTGCTGGAGTGCTTGGTAGATATGATCCTCGTCCTGTTCAGCCTGATAGTCTTTTTAATGTTCTTTTTGTAACAAAGGGCATTACAGCAGGATTGTTACACTGGCTGGTTGACAAAGGGTATGTTCTTATGGGTATTATGCTTTGTGTTTGTAAATCTGTATGCTTTGCTGTGCTAAAATTCTATTTGGCTAGTTATTTTATGTCCATTAATATCTATTCCCTGCACATATACAACAGATAATCAGGTTTCTAATTTATGTTGTTGAGGTCTGGCTAGACATATTAGAGAgttgtttctttcttcttcttttttattttacaaggCAAGATTTTTTGATGTTTTGGATGGTCCACTTAAACTGCATGTCAAAGGACTTTATTATACATAGCACTTAGTTCAATATGATCCGGTAGAATTAGATGTTGACACGGTTAGAGATTTACTTGCAtgaccttttttaaattttggtcattttccTCTGTTTTTTTCTTGGTCTCTTTTCAGAAATACAGAAAATGAATGTTATTGAGGATCAaggtattattgtaattttggtcattttccTCTGTTTTTTTCTTGGTCTCTTTTCAGAAATACAGAAAATGAATGTTATTGAGGATCAAggtattattgtaatatagtTGGACATAGCCCAAAATATTGATGCCTGGAGATaaatctatttctcttcttcttgAAAGAAAAGTAGAGTTCTTTCCCGTAATTGAGTAAATGAAGAAAAGATGACTATGCAATATATATTACTTGAGAACTTCTTAACCAATAAAGATATGCATTTGTAAATGTCCTAACTAGCATCAAACCTTTGGTTTTCTTGTGATACACCTAtctcttttgtttatttaagaaatttagaattaaaaaagtaaaatcaaaagatttggCTACCAAAGTGTCCCTCATACTGAGTTTTATTGACTGGTTTTACACATTGTTACCCAAGATTTCAAGTTTCTAggattttttgtataaaaatccAAACTAATCCTTTattccaaaacaaaaaatcagGGGTTAATAAAACTGGTggaacattaaaacttttaggAAGATAACCTGGGTTCGAGCTTTTGCCATGCTTGTAAAACCTTGAAaaaattacttacaaaaaaaaaaaaaaaaagaaaagattctAAGTTTCTGGTGCATTTCATGTCATTCATCATGagccaaaaaacaaaaatctttattttaggTGTCAGGATACCCCTCTATCTAAAATCTTAAGCTAGTAGGTAGGGAGGGGCTTGTCAACATTGATATTTATCCAATAAACTCTCTCTCATAGAACATGgattctctttttcattttttctaatcTAGTTGAAATGTAAGGATTTAAACTTTGCAACCTTTGGCAATGATATTGTGTTAAGTTACCACTCTACCTAAAAGCTTAAGCTAGATATCAACATTGATATTTAATCCAATAAGCTCAAAGATGTGAGAGACCAATGATACATACTTACAAAGCAAAATAGTAAATACTCAGATTATTCATTTTAGTTAGTGAAACATGTAATAATAGTGTAGATTTCAGAGCTCCTTTCATTATATCACGCTTGGTGTATTttgagataattaaataatctgaGTTTGAAATCATATGGCTTTAGTTCACGAACTATTCTATCATAACCTATAGAATTCCAATAAGATTCTGTGAATTTGTCAATGATTTGTACTGGGAACAAATCTGCAAACAGCAAATTGATCCATAACGATTCTCAAATTAATGGATACTTTGGTACATGAGACACCAGTGTGTGATCTCAATTGTCAATGTTAGTTTAGCTGTTcttcaattttacaaattttggcaTTTTGTCTTGCAGAAAACTCAAGCTTGAGGATAATGTTGCTGACATTTGGCCTGAATTTGGATCAAATGGAAAAGATCTCATAAAGGTTTAAATCTTATCCTATGACCTTTTTAAACATGCCCTGTGGCTAGCCATTCTTATGAAGGTAACTGAACATAACTTGGTTTTGGATTTTAGGTCCATCATGTGCTTAACCATACTAGTGGTTTGCACAATGCTTTAGATGAGATTGTAAAGGAAAATGCTATTCAATATGCTGACTGGGATGATTGTTTGAGACAAATCGCTGCATTAGAACCTGAAAGTAAACCAGGCCAAAAGCAGGTCTATCACTATCTGTCTTTTGGTTGGCTGTGTGGTGCAATAATTGAGGTATTACAGCTTGCTTATGTTGCTTTCAATTGAATAGAACTTTCAACTATGGTTTCAGTCAGAAGATTTATGAACCCTGAAATCTATAGATAACAAATATCTTGCCTATAT
Encoded here:
- the LOC123228086 gene encoding uncharacterized protein LOC123228086, whose translation is MWSVLFTQVRQTIERELGKSIDEVFMDFVRTPLATASIAQVHRAKLIDGRDVVVKVQHPGIKTIILEDLKDVKYIVDWIAWADPVYNFNPVLDEWCREAPKELDFQLEEENTRTVYANLCCKNRCEDNKSVNTVDVLVPEVIQSTESVLVLEYMDGIRLNDSESLEASGVDKRKIVEEITCAYAHQIFVDGFFNADPHPGNFLVSKEAPHRPILLDFGLMKKLPNSVKQALAKFLLACAEGDHVALLSAMAEMGLKLRLDMPEQAMEITTLFFRESTPADESHKTREAIAQEKVKGMKHIQEKMQFTQKEIKHFDPFNAFPGDFVMFSKVVTLLRGLSSMMNVRIVYLDIMRPFAESVLEGNMNKGPATNPQWIYDSPTHSEVEAKLREFLVQLGNEDKILGIQVCAYKDGKVIIDTAAGVLGRYDPRPVQPDSLFNVLFVTKGITAGLLHWLVDKGKLKLEDNVADIWPEFGSNGKDLIKVHHVLNHTSGLHNALDEIVKENAIQYADWDDCLRQIAALEPESKPGQKQVYHYLSFGWLCGAIIERASGKKFQEILEEVFIRPLNIEGELYVGIPPGVESRLATLSIDEYDRIKYSNTSYYSAVSPEFQLDKVAEIITLLPVFFNILYLRRAVIPSSNLHCSARALARYYATLADGGEIPPPHSSLSNPPLGSHTHIPKFPSQEKSKKPKGKKNKDVPSSSENSTNTKGKDASGDDSTRPINIGGKIFNNPRIHDAFLGVGDYEHLALPNGQFGLGFGRNKAADGSINGFGYSGVGGSTGFCDIKNRFAIAVTLNKLSYGVTTARIMELVCSELNIPLPVEFGKIKDFDKPLTR